CTCAGTGACTACCCACAGTCGGGGGACCTTAGCCTAATATCAACTTGCCAATATTAACAATTAAAAACCGATCCGACCAAAGGCAAGCACAGGTGCTGCTTCAGGCTACTTTAGAAAAAGTTTTgcataaattgaaaaaataaaatacagtctGTAATATCTTcttaagtattaagtatatGTTTTTTCTCAGAGATTCACTATAGAGACAACTAATCTACATCAAAAGACCTTTAAAATCACAAATAGGTCAGCGGTATTAGTTGGTCCGGAATACAATGCCTCTTGACCGTAAAATTCAATGAAACACTATTATTCGACATCAAAAGATCATTCAAATGACATAAGTAATATAGATAATTGGTGTTGGTGGTCTAAACTAAAAGTTTGCCTGCATCAGACTTTAAAATCCAGAATATCTCTTGAACTACAGCTTTTTCAGGATCCacataaaaatgttttcaaatGACGTACGGTTCATTGGTGAATTTTGCCAaaagtatgttttttattttgccgTGTACTCCGATGATATTTTGATTGGATTTTGCATGCATTCTGAAGTACAAATATACGTACTAAATAATTGGCATAGGCGTCAGAATGATAGTTACACCGACCAgtcctgacgtcaggatggccaGTGTATGAGTCATACCATTTCATTTCAAAGtcataacaactttattttttatttgaaattgtgGCCCTCTACTCTATCCTTACTTACGCACACAAATAATTATTAACCTCTGACAACCTTATCATTGATTATAATGTGAACTTACGTCGAACAAATAATTTCTGATTCATTACAAAAGAGTACTTACTTAACAAAAGTATTGTGGTACAGAAcccaacgagggactttcctggctacgtttctcaaaaacaatatagatggcgctatacagtttttccttcgtttaaccttctaatttcatggataacagacattacgcatcttttatccaaatatcaagcaacaattattcttatacaatgcttctgccattatattgtatttttgattgtaaaattaTTTGCTTGACCAATGGGACAATAGGTAATACTTCTTAGACAATAGATACCTTAATtcattaaagctgtacaacgccatttatattgtttttggtgaacgtagacTGGCAAGTCCTTATTGTATTAATTTGTATGTAGCATGTGTTTGAGAGTAAGTTTTCTCTTGCAGTGAATTGAAAGAAAGTGTATTCACGAAGTTGGACCTGGTGGACTACTTCAGCTTGGCAGACAACTTGCTGGCGGACATGCCGCGGCATGTTCTGCGTCACCTGCCACACGTTAAAACGCTCGACCTCTGTAGAAACAAAATTGTAAAACTCACCGAGGAGGATTTcaaggtaaatatttttttagatcttcctctatttattaaatagataacACTCATGTGCTAGACAGTGTTTGAAAAACTTTATCAAGTTTGTAAACCTATTAGtttctgtaagtaagtagtaagtacctCTAAATGACTGGGAAGTAGCAAGTTTGCTTTCATTCCTTGCTAAAACTAGGCCTACAAACCCATGTCTAATAAGAAATATAATCCTAGTACTTTAAGAGAATAATCAATAATTGGGGCTTTCCTTATATTGCACACAATTATAATATCTACCAATTTTTTTAAAACCATAACAGACTTGCCATAACGTCAATTCATATAACGATACGAAAGTTTAATATGAAATCATATACCATTACTTggcataattattatgaaaattcataattttataaaccaaactagaaaaacccataatgtaaatataaaatgtacctAATGTTAACAATAGCGGTAACGGGCGCAAGCGAACCGAGTTTGGAACtccgcggcaccccgacactgttgATATAAATAGGTTatgaaggctgtatggcaggagACGAGCAAACGAGCCCCCTGCCAtttagccgagtgggttaggttacttgagACCATCGAGGTCCGAAGAGCCGAGAGCCGGCTGTGCAGACTTGCTCTTATACTAATAAAATTGCTGAtgaattgaataattatattaattgatTGTTagtttatgtaattatattataaaaaaaaaaccattatgACAAACATAGGAGAACCATTTCAAAGGTACGTGTTTTAATTTTGCTTGCtttttaatgctttttaatctttatgcgtatttaaattatttttattaaagatataggtatacctacttttaaatttgtACATTTGAACTTTATAGATTTCAATGATTATGGATTTTAATGCTTAGGTATTGTCAATTTCGGTATTTTTAATTATGGGTTCTAATATAGAACCCGATAATTGACCTCACAACTCAAACAAAAGAATTGAGAGTAGATCGAAATAATTTACTTGACGTAGGTACATCAATGATAAATAGATAGTACCTACATCCATAGGTTACCAGGCCGCTAAACCTGTTACTCCATCACGCAGGATAGACCAACGCAATCGCTGCCTAGTCGTTATAATTATAAGCCTTAAAATGTTAAGCACACGTCTTTTAGAAACATACGTTGAGCAACAATACGATATTCAAGTTCTGTGGTGGATTCGCCTCAGGATTAACCTCCTAACTTATGTTGTAGGTATtgcttatatataattataaatgtgactctaattaaaaacatttcaaTCGTTTCAGGACATACAAGAAGTAGAACATCTTGTAGTAGCAGATAATCAGATATCCAAAATCGAGAAAAACGCGCTACCGAAAGCCCTGAAGCATGTTCACCTTGGAATCAATAAACTGACCTCACTGAATGGAGCGCTCAGAGACTTGGATGATCTGGAATGGATATTCATCAATGCAAACAACTTAAAATCCATAGATAATGAACTTCCAatcgtaagtattttatttaatactacGTAGCTGTCCTGCATTACTACGTAGTAGTGGTAGGTAGGTATCCAAGTTTGCTGTTTAATAGTAATAGTTAGTTCTGAAGAATCTGTCCGTAAATTATAATCCGCATTTTATCAATAAGTACGTAGATATGGTTTCGAGAGCGATTTGTGTATTGTTTTGACGAATTCTAGTACATAAAtctggtacttacttacttaaatgtatttttacgcAGTTTCCATACAAACGCTAAATGATTCATTCTGAAGCTGTTAAAAGTATTCATAAGTGCGAACTGTATTGTCAGTCAGTCATTCCCCGTTATGGTTCTAAATGGCTGACTGCATACCGAACAATTAGATTAAATACGGTAGGAAGTACCCACATCTTAGGTTTTGGATATTAATTATGTACTAAGTGAGTGATTATAATGTGGGAAAGTCTATCTGCCCTGTTTACATACACATCagaaatagcctatatacgtcccactgctgggcacaggcctcccctcattcaattGGAGGGGTagggagcatattccaccacacgttgctccactgcgtgttggtgaCGGTATtgtttacagctaatagccggatCCTTAaagtgccgtccgaagcacggaaccaccTTACTTTTCGGAGAATcgggtgatttaagcctgcaatgtaAAGACATTGCAGAAGAAAAGAGAAGTGCTTCTCTTtttgagactatcctttgtttaaTAAAGAttaaacaaaggatagtctcaaaaagagatttcgacaatgtccccatcaggaatagAACCTAGACCTCCATATCGTAAGCCTAATGCTCtaccacttgaccacggaggctgttagcataggtatatatttttttaaatgtataagtaggtatattatggcACCCGAACTATATTAaagatgaataaataaacaatattaacgTATTTACTTTCAGAAAGCAAAGAAAATTGTCCTCATTCATGCTGCTCGCAACGAATTAGAAAATTTACCGAAGGATTTGAGACAAATGCCTTCTTTAGAATCTCTTTATTTTTACGATAATCACATAAAATCTCTGGACGGAGCCCTGCAAAAGTCGCGACGTTTAATGAGGATAGGACTTTCGTTCAACAAAATTGAATTTGTGAGTTAATACTTAGTTATTCATCTAGTatcaattatacttacttagttacaataattattttcagttcattGCCTTTTGTGTTTTAGCTTGCAGAAGACGAATTTGCAGAGGCGGAAGTTCTTGCTGATTTAGATATTGCTTATAATCAACTGAAATCGTTAAACGGCTCTCTTCGCAGTCTAAAATCCTTACGATACTTGAATTTGACAAACAATCTATTAACGGAGTTTTCATTACAAGAAATCAAAGGACTAAAACGATTATCGGTTATCGATCTATCCCATAACAAAATCAATCATGTTACTGGGAATATGGAGGTATGTTGTACTAACTAGTTTTGCgttcaattataattaataaagctgtgtatatattattagtatataATCATTCTAGAATCTAGTGGATGTTGAGACGCGTGTTCTGGAATTGAGACTCGACCACAACCGTCTTCTCTCCTTGGGAGGAGCATTGATGGGTCTACACGGTCTATTGCGGTTAAATCTAAGCAACAATCAACTGCAGCAAATATCACCAGATGACCTTATCGGTCTGGAGGACTTGAGGTTACTGGACATATCTCACAACCACATCTCATCATTAGAAGAAACTTCAAaggtttgttttatgttttgagAGCATTGCGAAAATCTACTTACTTCTACTGCTCCAGCGACATTTAAGTGTTCGATTTAAATCAGTCGTTTATTAATGTACACATTGTTTCCAGACCTTTTTGCCGTCATTAGAGGAGTTGATAGCGCATCACAACAACATCACTGCGCTAGATAAGGATTTCCATGGACTGCCCTCGCTTTGCCTGGCTGATCTGTCTTACAATCAAATTCAATCTATGAACTATGATCTCGTAGCAAAGTCACGTTGCACTATCAATGGAATACCCAGTATTCTGAAGATATACCTTCAAGGTACAGTATTAAAATCTCTTGTTTCGTAATTATTAGATCACCTATTAAATAAACGGTTCGATCACATATAGGTACTTTACTCGATTTACTGCTTAAGCGAAAAAAGCGATTTATTatgacttttgtttttttgataaTTGCAAAAGCGAACGCTATTTTGCTTTATGTACCTGTTTAAATATCGTGCTGCCTAACACTTGTTACGTGTATGTGATGCTCGCGATTTCCTATTTTATTACGAGGCTTTAATGTAGGTTCGAAAAACTTATAATTCCTTTTGTGTCAATTTTGTTGTTTGtgcaaatatttgtttaaaatagtTACTAGGTACGTCGCTGATCA
This genomic interval from Pectinophora gossypiella chromosome Z, ilPecGoss1.1, whole genome shotgun sequence contains the following:
- the LOC126379795 gene encoding leucine-rich repeat-containing G-protein coupled receptor 4; protein product: MIAHAHALAAALLCALAGQLGAGASLHCAMRREISPCTCRREETGTGAILVVCQRITAYEDIARALTNKFSPETKIGLDISYSQLPDFADHSFRELGLSITRLKLNFDNLSELKESVFTKLDLVDYFSLADNLLADMPRHVLRHLPHVKTLDLCRNKIVKLTEEDFKDIQEVEHLVVADNQISKIEKNALPKALKHVHLGINKLTSLNGALRDLDDLEWIFINANNLKSIDNELPIKAKKIVLIHAARNELENLPKDLRQMPSLESLYFYDNHIKSLDGALQKSRRLMRIGLSFNKIEFLAEDEFAEAEVLADLDIAYNQLKSLNGSLRSLKSLRYLNLTNNLLTEFSLQEIKGLKRLSVIDLSHNKINHVTGNMENLVDVETRVLELRLDHNRLLSLGGALMGLHGLLRLNLSNNQLQQISPDDLIGLEDLRLLDISHNHISSLEETSKTFLPSLEELIAHHNNITALDKDFHGLPSLCLADLSYNQIQSMNYDLVAKSRCTINGIPSILKIYLQDNPVLCDDRLYELMTVLESLNARVSGVSTCVAPQTTAPVLMRALNDIVPQEDPPVIVVTHVGNGVRVVEGEAVPPGPQLAYRRVGALIGHLMPEREGGLPVLVEPPVTLPAASSNVVVKWPDERRPEDHAHPLADHLRLRDLNTSPQ